The genome window TGCCCGGCCCGGTCGTGGGTGTCTTGCCCGCGGCCACGGCCTGTCCTATACTGTCGCGATACGGCCGCCGGGGGATACGGAACGCATGCGCATCAAAAAGCCCTTCAAGGGACGCCGGAGCTTTGGGCCGCTTTTTTCCATCCTGGCCGGGTTGCTGCTGGTCGCGCCGCTGGTGCTGGCGGGCTTCGCCGGCTATTACCTTTTTCTCAAGGACGCCAAAAAACCGCAAGTGGCTTTGAGCCCCGAGGCCGATGCCGCCTCCCTCAAGCGCCCCTTCACCGTCACCGCCGCCGACGAGGAGTCGGGCATCCGGTCCGTCACCGTCACCGTGACCCAGGGCCAGCGCCGCGCCGACGTCCTGCGCCGCAGCTACGACCCGCCCCGGCCGCAGGTGACCGAGCGTTTCACGTTGGAAGGCTCGGAACTGCGCGGCGGCGCTTTCGAGATGCAGGTGGCGGCCTACGACGGCTCCCTGGCCAACCTGGGCGCGGGCAACACCACCCGGCTGACCCGCCGCATGCTCCTCGACCTGGTCCCGCCGTCGGTCAAGCCGCTGACGCCCGCCCATTACGTGCGGCAGGGCGGGGTGGGGCTGGTGATCTACGAGGTCAACAAGGATGTGACGCGAAGCGGCGTGGTGGTCGGCGACGTCTTCTATCCCGGCTACAAGCAAAAAGGCGGCCAATACGCCTGTCTGTTCGCCTTTCCCCAGGACGTGGAGGCCGAGGCCTTCAAGCCCCGCCTGTTCGTCGAGGACGCGGCCGGCAACGAAAAAACCGGATTTTTCGTCAATATGGCCATAAAAAGGCGCTTTCGCGACGAGCGCGTGGAAGTGACCGACGAATTGTTGGCCGCCCGCCTGCCGGCCTTCGCCGGCCTGTTCCCCGAGGTCCGCGATCCGGTTGAACGTTTTAAAAAGTTGGACACCGAGTTGCGCCGGCAAAACGACGCCACCCTGGCCGGCCTCGCCGCCAAGACCGCGCCCGTGCCGCTGTGGGACGGGGCCTTCCTCTACATGCCCCGGTCCGTGGTGCGCGGCTCCTTCGGGGCCGATCGGACCTACGCCTACAAGGGCCAGGACATCGCCCGGGAAACGCACCTGGGCATCGACCTCGCCTCGGTGCCCAAGGCGCCGGTGCCGGCGGCCAACAACGGCAAGGTCGTCTTCGCCGGCCCCCTGGGCGTCTACGGCAACGCCGTGGTCGTGGACCACGGCATGGGCGTGCAGAGCCTGTACGCCAACCTGTCCTCCCTGGCCGTGGCCGCCGGGGACGAGGTGAAAAAGGGCGACCCCGTGGGCGCCACCGGCACCTCGGGCCTGGCCCCGGCCGACCAGGTCCATTTCGCCATGTACCTGGCCGGCCGGCCGGTCATCCCCATCGAGTGGTGGGACGGGCACTGGCTGGAGGACAACATCACGGCCAAGTTCAAGCGCTACGCCCCGCCGCCGGCGCCCGAACCCTGACGGTTCGCCCCGTGACGGCAAGGCTTCCTTCCTTGCGCCCGTTGATGGGCGATTTTGGCCGGCGTCCTTGGTTGACAAAGTCCCGCCGCCCTTTTTAACGTCGTTTGTTGTTCTAAATTTCCCGTGAGGAGCGAAGGCGCATGGAAAAGACGGTATATTGGATCGAGGGCGACGGAATCGGCCCGGATGTCTGGAAGGCCGGTCGGCCGGTCCTCGACGCCGCCGTGGCAAAGGCGTACGGCGGCAGCCGCAAACTGGCCTGGAAGGAACTGCTCGCCGGAAGCAAGGCCTATGGGGAAACCGGCGACTACCTGCCCCAGGCCACCCTCGACGCGCTGGCGGGCGCCGACCTGGCCTTCAAGGGCCCCCTGGCCACGCCGGTGGGCGGCGGGTTCCGCAGCTTGAACGTCACCCTGC of Solidesulfovibrio sp. contains these proteins:
- a CDS encoding M23 family metallopeptidase, with the translated sequence MRIKKPFKGRRSFGPLFSILAGLLLVAPLVLAGFAGYYLFLKDAKKPQVALSPEADAASLKRPFTVTAADEESGIRSVTVTVTQGQRRADVLRRSYDPPRPQVTERFTLEGSELRGGAFEMQVAAYDGSLANLGAGNTTRLTRRMLLDLVPPSVKPLTPAHYVRQGGVGLVIYEVNKDVTRSGVVVGDVFYPGYKQKGGQYACLFAFPQDVEAEAFKPRLFVEDAAGNEKTGFFVNMAIKRRFRDERVEVTDELLAARLPAFAGLFPEVRDPVERFKKLDTELRRQNDATLAGLAAKTAPVPLWDGAFLYMPRSVVRGSFGADRTYAYKGQDIARETHLGIDLASVPKAPVPAANNGKVVFAGPLGVYGNAVVVDHGMGVQSLYANLSSLAVAAGDEVKKGDPVGATGTSGLAPADQVHFAMYLAGRPVIPIEWWDGHWLEDNITAKFKRYAPPPAPEP